In the Rattus rattus isolate New Zealand chromosome 18, Rrattus_CSIRO_v1, whole genome shotgun sequence genome, one interval contains:
- the Tubb gene encoding tubulin beta chain — protein MREIVHIQAGQCGNQIGAKFWEVISDEHGIDPTGTYHGDSDLQLDRISVYYNEATGGKYVPRAILVDLEPGTMDSVRSGPFGQIFRPDNFVFGQSGAGNNWAKGHYTEGAELVDSVLDVVRKEAESCDCLQGFQLTHSLGGGTGSGMGTLLISKIREEYPDRIMNTFSVVPSPKVSDTVVEPYNATLSVHQLVENTDETYCIDNEALYDICFRTLKLTTPTYGDLNHLVSATMSGVTTCLRFPGQLNADLRKLAVNMVPFPRLHFFMPGFAPLTSRGSQQYRALTVPELTQQVFDAKNMMAACDPRHGRYLTVAAVFRGRMSMKEVDEQMLNVQNKNSSYFVEWIPNNVKTAVCDIPPRGLKMAVTFIGNSTAIQELFKRISEQFTAMFRRKAFLHWYTGEGMDEMEFTEAESNMNDLVSEYQQYQDATAEEEEDFGEEAEEEA, from the exons ATGAGGGAAATCGTGCACATCCAGGCCGGACAGTGTGGCAACCAGATCGGTGCTAAG TTCTGGGAGGTGATAAGCGATGAACACGGCATCGACCCCACCGGCACCTACCACGGAGACAGCGACTTGCAGCTGGACCGAATCTCTGTGTACTACAATGAAGCTACAG GTGGCAAGTATGTCCCTCGAGCTATCTTAGTGGATCTAGAACCCGGGACTATGGACTCCGTTCGCTCAGGTCCTTTTGGCCAGATCTTCAGACCGGACAACTTTGTTTTTG GTCAGTCTGGGGCAGGCAACAACTGGGCTAAGGGTCACTACACAGAGGGAGCTGAGCTAGTTGACTCTGTCTTGGATGTGGTGCGGAAGGAGGCGGAGAGCTGTGACTGCCTGCAAGGCTTTCAGCTGACCCACTCGCTGGGTGGAGGCACGGGCTCTGGCATGGGCACCCTGCTCATCAGCAAGATCCGAGAAGAATACCCTGACCGCATCATGAATACCTTCAGCGTGGTGCCCTCACCCAAAGTGTCTGACACCGTGGTTGAGCCCTACAACGCCACCCTGTCCGTCCACCAGTTGGTAGAGAACACAGATGAGACCTACTGCATTGATAACGAGGCCCTCTACGACATCTGCTTCCGTACCCTTAAGCTCACCACGCCAACCTACGGAGACCTGAACCATCTCGTCTCTGCCACCATGAGCGGTGTCACCACCTGCCTCCGTTTCCCGGGCCAGCTGAACGCCGACCTTCGGAAGCTGGCTGTCAACATGGTGCCCTTCCCGCGTCTCCACTTCTTCATGCCTGGCTTTGCCCCTCTCACCAGCCGTGGAAGCCAGCAGTACCGGGCCCTCACTGTGCCTGAACTCACCCAGCAGGTCTTCGACGCCAAGAACATGATGGCTGCCTGTGACCCACGCCATGGCCGGTACCTCACGGTTGCGGCTGTCTTCCGTGGACGGATGTCCATGAAGGAGGTAGATGAGCAAATGCTCAACGTGCAGAATAAGAATAGCAGCTACTTCGTGGAATGGATCCCCAACAACGTCAAGACAGCTGTCTGTGACATCCCACCACGCGGCCTCAAGATGGCAGTCACCTTCATCGGAAACAGCACGGCCATCCAGGAGCTCTTCAAGCGCATCTCTGAGCAGTTTACGGCAATGTTCCGTCGGAAGGCTTTCCTCCACTGGTACACGGGTGAGGGCATGGACGAGATGGAGTTCACCGAAGCTGAGAGCAACATGAATGACCTCGTCTCTGAGTATCAGCAGTACCAGGACGCCAccgcagaagaggaagaggatttcggagaggaggcagaagaagaggcCTAA
- the Mdc1 gene encoding mediator of DNA damage checkpoint protein 1: MCDIFIDMENTQVIDWDAEEEEETEISSGSLGYSVEPIGRLRFFSGTHGPERDFPLYLGKNVVGRSPDCSVALPFPSISKQHAVIEISAWNKAPILQDCGSLNGTQIVKPPRVLAPGVSHRLRDQELILFADFPCQYHRLNVPPPLVPRSLLTIEKTPRIRGRSQNSRVLLAEDSEEEGDFPSGRSMANGSRNTASPSATVVPESDEEGSSPGPSVPGPSSPFGLGSDTDESQGQQPGVEESSLADNNGAAGEPEQPEVNGVTTGTQAQTTKDKFKDTKIKEEAGSAGVPVGSVLEGSPTLGEDSDTEADEERQPSGSGDSDTDVEEERVPVKKNQVLLGVGIGDPGARGVAHLQDSPTGSDTDVEEDKTALAVPPERSHTAMVINSDTDEEERGEEEEVSAALTLARLKERGIALWSGEPGTEEVKSQPQVLVERSQSASGRDSDTDVEEGSSGGKREIVPDSPMDVDETLTVTQPESQPPCRPNDVDMSSLGSHLEGNQASSALVDKNRAQVEEEVPGPSVTLGEKHQVPLEGAQPPEEARETAVQEGSSSPVADIRMSQQPVAEDAGTECAAAVSEQKSALEVGAQSRSPAAPVEQVVVRTDTSGDPTLPQREGAQTPTGREREAHVGGTKHAKECCDEPEDLCLSATQCFVEGESQHPGAVQSLEDEPTQVFPCLPQEPGPSHLSLPTPGADTLDVPWEVLATQPFCLREQTETSEPIDTHEAHGSQPSLPGEPPGHQHPVPTSLDHTELLRIDDREMQTVEKAMGHLSCQMTPDGKASGDDPEPSDHRLFSPVPEASASPQSLLTSQSQKQSTPQPLFPTSSSELALPETLHTKPNVRPRRSSRMTPSPHSSAALKPYTTCPTNQPAASRPTSRPTRGRANRSSTRTPELIVPTGPELQPSTSTEQPGIPNLTSQVTEGRAHSTSVNMPEPVLTGPEAQPLTSAEQSVTSNLNPRGRQSRSSVKTPQPLISTGSDLQPPTSTEQPVVPKSTSRTTRGRPPKSSVRTPESVVPTGSESFTSIEQPVIPKTRATRGRPSKPSIKTPEPIVPTGPELQPLTSAEQPVAPNLTSRASRGRSNKSIRTPEPVVQTGPEFHPSTSSEQSNTPEPSSQGRTRRSVRTPEASVSTTPALQPSTSKKQPTPKPTALVTRGRTHKPSTEGLESVGPVAPDFEPPTSTDHLVTSKVTGQSLTLQSSPLSASPVSTTPELKPPVPIAQPLTLEPVPQTSHQRRRRATGKQSSRTAPVGPKSYSTPAEPEQSSASQSSGSSEADSPHQKRPRRQVTQKTVVVKEEDPGEIQVKEEPQETAIPTPGKRKRDPAEGETQGNPTRSRRTKPNQEAAAPKVLFTGVVDSRGERAVLALGGSLASSVNEASHLVTDRIRRTVKFLCAVGKGIPILSLNWLYQSRKAGCFLPPDDYLVTDPEQEKNFSFSLRDSLSRARERRLLEDYEIHVTPGVQPPPPQMGEIISCCGGTVLPSMPHSYKLHRVVITCTEDLPRCAIASRLGLPLLSPEFLLTGVLKQEATPEAFVLSNLEM; the protein is encoded by the exons ATGTGTGACATCTTTATAG ATATGGAAAACACCCAGGTGATTGACTGGGAtgctgaagaagaggaagagacagaaatatcCAGTGGATCCTTGGGGTATAGTGTGGAGCCTATAGGGCGGCTGCGATTCTTCAGTGGTACCCATGGACCAGAACGAG ATTTCCCACTCTACCTTGGCAAGAATGTAGTTGGTCGAAGCCCTGACTGCTCTGTGGCCCTGCCTTTTCCATCCATCTCCAAACAGCACGCAGTGATTGAAATCTCAGCTTGGAACAAAGCCCCTATCCTTCAGGATTGTGGGAGCCTCAATGGCACTCAAATCGTAAAGCCTCCTAGGGTCCTAGCTCCTGGAGTGAGCCATCGTCTGAGGGACCAGGAATTAATTCTGTTTGCAGACTTTCCCTGCCAGTACCATCGCCTGAATGTCCCACCACCCTTGGTCCCTCGGAGTCTTCTAACTATAGAGAAGACCCCCAGAATACGGGGAAGATCCCAGAATTCCAGAGTTTTGTTGGCTGAGGATTCAGAGGAAGAAGGGG ATTTTCCTTCTGGAAGGTCTATGGCAAATGGATCAAGGAATACAGCATCCCCTTCAGCAACAGTAGTTCCGGAAAG TGATGAAGAGGGCTCTTCTCCGGGCCCAAGTGTCCCTGGGCCATCTTCACCCTTTGGTTTGGGAAGTGACACAGATGAATCACAAGGTCAGCAACCAGGAGTAGAGGAGTCTTCTTTAGCTGACAACAATGGTGCCGCAGGGGAGCCTGAGCAGCCTGAAGTGAATGGAGTGACAACTGGCACACAGGCTCAAACTACCAAGGACAAGTTCAAGGACACAAAGAtcaaggaggaggcaggcagtgcAGGGGTTCCGGTTGGGTCAGTTCTGGAGGGGAGCCCCACTCTTGGGGAAGACAGTGACACAGAAGCGGATGAAGAACGTCAGCCTTCTGGTTCTGGGGATAGTGATACGGATGTAGAAGAAGAGAGGGTCCCTGTGAAGAAGAACCAAGTACTGCTTGGGGTTGGTATAGGGGATCCAGGAGCACGTGGTGTGGCACATCTGCAGGACAGCCCAACTGGTAGTGACACAGATGTGGAGGAGGACAAGACTGCACTGGCTGTCCCTCCAGAGAGAAGCCACACAGCCATGGTGATCAACAGTGATACAGACGAGGaggagaggggtgaggaggaggaggtctcgGCAGCACTCACCTTGGCCCGTCTGAAGGAGAGAGGAATTGCTTTGTGGAGTGGAGAGCCAGGCACAGAGGAGGTCAAGTCCCAACCACAGGTCCTTGTAGAACGAAGCCAGAGTGCCTCTGGGAGAGACAGTGACACTGACGTGGAGGAGGGATcctcaggaggaaagagagagattgtCCCTGACAGCCCCATGGATGTAGATGAGACTCTTACTGTCACACAGCCAGAGAGCCAGCCTCCCTGTAGGCCCAATGATGTAGATATGAGCTCCCTTGGCAGCCATCTAGAGGGAAATCAGGCCTCCTCTGCTCTGGTAGACAAGAACAGAGCACAAGTGGAGGAGGAAGTCCCAGGGCCATCTGTTACCCTGGGGGAGAAACACCAGGTGCCTCTAGAGGGAGCCCAGCCTCCTGAGGAAGCCCGGGAAACAGCTGTGCAGGAAGGCTCATCCTCACCAGTGGCAGACATAAGAATGAGCCAGCAGCCAGTAGCAGAAGATGCTGGGACAGAGTGTGCTGCAGCTGTTTCTGAACAGAAAAGTGCTCTTGAGGTCGGGGCTCAGAGCAGGTCACCTGCAGCACCTGTGGAACAGGTGGTGGTACGCACAGATACTTCAGGGGATCCCACCCTGCCACAGAGAGAGGGAGCCCAGACCCccacaggaagggaaagagaagcacATGTGGGCGGGACCAAGCATGCCAAAGAGTGCTGTGATG AACCTGAGGATCTGTGCCTTTCAGCCACCCAGTGCTTTGTGGAAGGGGAgagccagcacccaggag CTGTCCAGAGTTTGGAAGATGAGCCTACCCAAGTCTTCCCATGTCTTCCCCAAGAGCCTGGACcttcccatctcagcctcccGACTCCAG GTGCAGATACCTTGGATGTGCCTTGGGAAGTCTTGGCTACACAGCCGTTCTGTCTGAGAGAACAGACAGAGACCTCTGAGCCCATTGACACCCATGAAGCTCATGGATCTCAACCATCTCTACCTGGGGAACCACCAGGACACCAACATCCGGTCCCTACCAGCCTAGATCACACAGAGCTGTTGAGAATTGATGACAGAGAGATGCAGACTGTGGAGAAAGCCATGG GCCACCTAAGTTGCCAGATGACGCCAGATGGAAAGGCTTCCGGG gaTGACCCAGAGCCCTCAGACCATCGCctgttttctccagtgcctgaAGCTTCAGCTTCACCTCAGAGTCTCCTCACCTCTCAgagccaaaagcaatctacacctCAGCCTCTGTTTCCCACTTCTTCTTCTGAGCTAGCCCTTCCTGAGACTCTTCACACAAAGCCTAATGTCAGGCCACGGCGGTCCTCCAGGATGACCCCCTCCCCACATTCCTCTGCTGCCCTTAAGCCTTATACTACCTGCCCCACAAACCAGCCTGCTGCTTCTAGGCCAACATCTCGCCCCACTCGGGGCAGGGCAAATAGGTCCTCTACCAGGACCCCAGAACTGATTGTCCCTACAGGCCCTGAGCTCCAGCCTTCCACCTCCACAGAACAGCCTGGCATTCCAAACCTCACTTCTCAGGTCACTGAGGGCAGGGCACATAGTACCTCTGTTAATATGCCTGAACCAGTTCTCACAGGTCCCGAAGCCCAGCCTCTCACCTCCGCAGAACAATCTGTCACCTCAAACCTCAATCCTCGGGGTAGGCAAAGTAGGTCTTCTGTCAAGACCCCACAACCACTTATTTCCACTGGCTCTGACCTCCAACCTCCCACCTCCACAGAACAACCTGTTGTACCTAAATCCACATCTCGGACCACTCGGGGCAGGCCACCTAAGTCTTCTGTCAGGACCCCAGAATCAGTTGTCCCCACTGGCTCTGAATCTTTCACCTCCATAGAACAGCCTGTTATCCCTAAAACCAGGGCCACTCGGGGTAGACCAAGTAAGCCTTCTATCAAGACCCCAGAACCAATTGTCCCCACTGGTCCTGAACTGCAGCCTCTTACCTCTGCAGAACAGCCTGTCGCCCCTAACCTTACATCTCGGGCCTCTCGGGGTAGATCAAATAAGTCTATCAGGACCCCAGAACCAGTTGTCCAAACTGGCCCTGAATTCCATCCATCCACTTCCTCAGAACAGTCTAATACCCCTGAGCCCTCATCTCAGGGCAGGACACGTAGGTCTGTCAGGACTCCTGAAGCAAGTGTTTCCACAACCCCTGCACTCCAGCCTTCCACTTCTAAAAAACAGCCTACCCCCAAGCCCACAGCTCTGGTCACTCGGGGAAGGACACATAAACCCTCCACTGAAGGTTTGGAATCAGTTGGGCCAGTGGCACCTGATTTTGAGCCTCCCACCTCTACAGACCACCTTGTTACCTCTAAGGTGACAGGTCAGAGCTTAACACTACAGTCTTCACCCCTAAGTGCTTCCCCAGTTTCCACTACCCCTGAACTCAAGCCTCCTGTCCCCATAGCCCAGCCTCTTACCCTGGAGCCAGTTCCACAAACCAGTCACCAAAGGAGGCGAAGGGCTACTGGGAAGCAGAGCTCCCGCACAGCTCCTGTTGGTCCTAAGTCTTATTCTACCCCCGCTGAACCTGAACAGTCTTCAGCCAGCCAAAGCTCAGGATCATCAGAAGCAG ATTCACCCCATCAAAAACGTCCCCGAAGACAAGTCACCCAGAAAACTGTAGTTGTCAAGGAAGAAGATCCTGGAGAAATACAAGTGAAAGAAGAG cctcaggagacagcaattCCAACACCAGGCAAGAGAAAGAGGGACCCTGCAGAGGGGGAAACCCAGGGAAACCCAACTCGAAGCCGGCGAACTAAGCCTAACCAGGAAGCAGCAGCCCCCAAG gtACTGTTCACAGGAGTGGTGGATTCTCGTGGAGAGCGTGCAGTGCTGGCTCTGGGAGGCAGTCTGGCCAGCTCAGTAAATGAGGCATCCCACTTGGTTACTGATCGAATCCGCAGGACAGTCAAGTTCTTGTGTGCCGTGGGGAAGGGAATTCCCATCCTGTCCCTGAACTGGCTCTATCAG TCTCGAAAGGCTGGTTGCTTCTTGCCGCCTGATGACTACTTGGTGACTGATCCTGAACAAGAGAAGAATTTTAGCTTCAGCCTTCGGGATTCCCTGAGCCGGGCTCGGGAACGAAGACTACTGGAG GACTATGAGATTCATGTGACCCCTGGAGTGCAGCCACCTCCACCTCAGATGGGAGAGATCATCAGCTGCTGTGGAGGCACTGTCTTGCCCAGCATGCCCCATTCCTACAAG CTTCACAGAGTTGTCATAACGTGCACTGAAGACCTACCTCGATGTGCTATTGCATCTCGCCTGGGGctacccctcctctctcctgagtTCCTCCTGACTGGAGTGCTGAAGCAGGAAGCCACACCAGAGGCCTTTGTCCTCTCCAATTTGGAAATGTAG
- the Nrm gene encoding nurim isoform X3 — translation MAPALLLVPAALASFVLAFGTGVEFVRFTSLRPLLGGIPESGGPDARHGWLAALQDRSILASLAWDLCLLLLFVVQHSLMATEAVKAWTSRYFGVLQRSLYVACTALALQLVMRYWEATPRGPVLWEARAEPWATWVPLLCFVLHVVSWLLIFSILLVFDYAELMGLKQPAFKGQ, via the exons ATGGCCCCCGCGCTGCTGCTGGTTCCTGCGGCCCTTGCCTCCTTCGTCCTGGCATTTGGCACCGGAGTGGAGTTCGTGCGCTTCACCTCCCTGAGGCCGCTGCTTGGAGGGATCCCGGAGTCTGGCGGTCCGG ATGCTCGCCATGGGTGGTTGGCTGCCCTGCAGGACCGAAGCATCCTTGCCTCCTTGGCTTGGGATCTGTGTCTTCTGCTACTGTTTGTGGTCCAGCACAGCCTCATGGCTACTGAGGCAGTGAAGGCGTGGACATCACGGTACTTTGGCGTCCTTCAGAGGTCGCTCTATGTGGCATGCACCGCTCTGGCCTTGCAG TTGGTGATGCGGTACTGGGAGGCTACACCCAGAGGCCCAGTGTTGTGGGAGGCTCGGGCCGAACCGTGGGCCACCTGGGTGCCTCTCCTCTGCTTTGTGCTCCATGTTGTTTCCTGGCTCCTAATCTTCAGCATTCTTCTGGTCTTTGACTACGCTGAACTGATGGGCCTCAAACAG CCTGCCTTCAAAGGCCAGTGA
- the Nrm gene encoding nurim isoform X1, translating to MAPALLLVPAALASFVLAFGTGVEFVRFTSLRPLLGGIPESGGPDARHGWLAALQDRSILASLAWDLCLLLLFVVQHSLMATEAVKAWTSRYFGVLQRSLYVACTALALQLVMRYWEATPRGPVLWEARAEPWATWVPLLCFVLHVVSWLLIFSILLVFDYAELMGLKQVYYHVLGLGEPLSLKSPRALRLFSHLRHPVCVELLTVLWVVPTLGTDRLLLALLFTLYLGLAHGLDQQDLRYLRSQLQRKLQLLSRPQDGEAE from the exons ATGGCCCCCGCGCTGCTGCTGGTTCCTGCGGCCCTTGCCTCCTTCGTCCTGGCATTTGGCACCGGAGTGGAGTTCGTGCGCTTCACCTCCCTGAGGCCGCTGCTTGGAGGGATCCCGGAGTCTGGCGGTCCGG ATGCTCGCCATGGGTGGTTGGCTGCCCTGCAGGACCGAAGCATCCTTGCCTCCTTGGCTTGGGATCTGTGTCTTCTGCTACTGTTTGTGGTCCAGCACAGCCTCATGGCTACTGAGGCAGTGAAGGCGTGGACATCACGGTACTTTGGCGTCCTTCAGAGGTCGCTCTATGTGGCATGCACCGCTCTGGCCTTGCAG TTGGTGATGCGGTACTGGGAGGCTACACCCAGAGGCCCAGTGTTGTGGGAGGCTCGGGCCGAACCGTGGGCCACCTGGGTGCCTCTCCTCTGCTTTGTGCTCCATGTTGTTTCCTGGCTCCTAATCTTCAGCATTCTTCTGGTCTTTGACTACGCTGAACTGATGGGCCTCAAACAG GTTTATTACCATGTGCTGGGACTGGGCGAGCCTCTGTCTCTGAAGTCTCCTCGGGCTCTAAGACTCTTTTCTCACCTTCGACACCCAGTATGTGTGGAACTGTTGACTGTGCTGTGGGTGGTTCCCACTTTGGGCACGGACCGCCTCCTGCTGGCTCTTCTCTTTACTCTCTACCTGGGCTTGGCTCACGGGCTTGACCAGCAAGATCTCCGCTACCTTCGGTCTCAGCTACAAAGAAAACTCCAGcttctctccagaccccaggATGGGGAAGCAGAGTGA
- the Nrm gene encoding nurim isoform X2: MAPALLLVPAALASFVLAFGTGVEFVRFTSLRPLLGGIPESGGPDARHGWLAALQDRSILASLAWDLCLLLLFVVQHSLMATEAVKAWTSRYFGVLQRSLYVACTALALQVYYHVLGLGEPLSLKSPRALRLFSHLRHPVCVELLTVLWVVPTLGTDRLLLALLFTLYLGLAHGLDQQDLRYLRSQLQRKLQLLSRPQDGEAE, encoded by the exons ATGGCCCCCGCGCTGCTGCTGGTTCCTGCGGCCCTTGCCTCCTTCGTCCTGGCATTTGGCACCGGAGTGGAGTTCGTGCGCTTCACCTCCCTGAGGCCGCTGCTTGGAGGGATCCCGGAGTCTGGCGGTCCGG ATGCTCGCCATGGGTGGTTGGCTGCCCTGCAGGACCGAAGCATCCTTGCCTCCTTGGCTTGGGATCTGTGTCTTCTGCTACTGTTTGTGGTCCAGCACAGCCTCATGGCTACTGAGGCAGTGAAGGCGTGGACATCACGGTACTTTGGCGTCCTTCAGAGGTCGCTCTATGTGGCATGCACCGCTCTGGCCTTGCAG GTTTATTACCATGTGCTGGGACTGGGCGAGCCTCTGTCTCTGAAGTCTCCTCGGGCTCTAAGACTCTTTTCTCACCTTCGACACCCAGTATGTGTGGAACTGTTGACTGTGCTGTGGGTGGTTCCCACTTTGGGCACGGACCGCCTCCTGCTGGCTCTTCTCTTTACTCTCTACCTGGGCTTGGCTCACGGGCTTGACCAGCAAGATCTCCGCTACCTTCGGTCTCAGCTACAAAGAAAACTCCAGcttctctccagaccccaggATGGGGAAGCAGAGTGA